The DNA window CCGGGCCGCAACGGCGGTCGTGGTGGCTTGCACCCGATCACCCGCACCCTGGAGCGCATCGCCGATATCTTCGGTCGCCTGGGCTACGAGTTGGCCGATGGCCCGGAGATCGAGGACGACTGGCACAACTTCGAGGCGCTGAACTTCCCGCCGCACCATCCGGCGCGCGCCATGCACGACACCTTCTATTTCGGCGATGGGCGCCTGCTGCGCACGCATACCTCGGGCGTGCAGGTGCGCTACATGGCCGAGCATCAGCCGCCGTTGCGCATGATCGCCGCGGGCAAGGTGTATCGCAGCGACAGCGACCAGACCCACTCGCCGATGTTCCACCAGGTCGAGGGGTTGCTGGTCGACGAGCATTCCACCTTCGCTGATCTCAAGGGCACGCTGGCCGAGTTCGTGCGCGCCTTCTTCGAGCGCGACTTCGAGATGCGCTTCCGGCCCAGCTATTTCCCATTCGTGGAGCCCGGTGCCGAAGTGGATATCGCCTGGCAACAGCCCGATGGCAGCACCCGCTGGCTGGAAGTGCTGGGGTGCGGCATGGTCCATCCCAACGTGCTGCGCGCCAGCGGCATCGACCCGGAGCGCTACACCGGCTTCGCGTTTGGCATGGGCGTGGAGCGCTTTGCGATGCTGCGCTATGGCGTGAGCGATCTGCGTGCGTTCTTCGAGAACGACGTGCGCTTCCTGCGCCAGTTCGCCTGATCGCTGATCCTCGCATTCCCGCATCGACGGCGGCGCCGCCTGCGGCCCGCGCCACGGAAAAGATCCCACGATGAAATTCTCAGAAAACTGGCTGCGCAGCCACGTCCCCACCAGCGCCTCGCGCGACGAGCTGTCCGCGACGCTGACCGCCATCGGTCTGGAAGTCGAGGAGGTCACGCCGCTCGGGGGCGGGCTGGACAAGGTGTTAGTGGCGCGCATCGTCGAATGCGCCAAGCACCCGGAAGCCGATCGCCTGCAGGTCTGCCAGGTCGACGCTGGCACCGGCGAGCACCTGCAGATCGTCTGCGGCGCGCCGAATGCGCGCCCGGGCCTGATCGCGCCCCTGGCCATGGTGGGGGCCACGCTTGGAGAGATCACCATCAAGGCGGCCAAGCTGCGCGGCGTGGCATCCAACGGCATGCTGTGTTCGGCCAAGGAACTCGGCGTCGATGCCGATGCGTCCGGCCTGCTGGAGCTGCCGAGCGATGCGCCTGTCGGCACCCCGATCGCCGATTACCTCGGTCTCCCGGACGCCAGCATCGAAATCAAGCTGACGCCCAACCGGGCCGACTGCTTCAGCGTGCGCGGTATTGCCTTCGACGTGGCCGCTGCCTGCGGCAGTCAGGTGCTGCCCTTCGACGCCACGCCGGTCGCCGCCGAGCACGACCGCGCGTTGCCGATCGCGCTGGACGCTGGTGCCGACGCGCCACGCTATTGCGGTCGCATCATCGAAGGCGTCGATGCGACCGCGCAGACCCCGGTGTGGCTGGCCGAGCGCCTGCGCCGCAGTGGCGTGCGACCGGTGTCGCTGCTGGTCGACATCACCCAGTACGTGATGCTGGAGCTGGGCCAGCCGATGCATGCCTTCGACCGCGACCTGCTCACCGGCCCGATCGGGGTGCGCAAGGGCCGGGCCGGCGAATCGGTGCAATTGCTCGACGGTCGCACCGCGGCGTTGGACGAGGGTTTCCTGGTGATCACCGATGCCGATCGCCCGGTCGCGCTGGCCGGGATCATGGGCGGCCAGGACACCAAGGTGACCGACGCCACGCGCAATGTGTTCCTGGAATCGGCGTACTTCGCGCCGTCGGCCATCATCGGCCGTGGCCGTCGCCTGGGCCTGCACACCGATGCATCCCACCGCTACGAGCGTGGCGTCGATCCGGCGCTGGCACCGCAGGCGATCGAAGTGGCCACGCGCCTGATCGTCGAACTTGCCGGCGGTGCTCCGGGTCCGGTCGTGCAGGCGTCCCTGGACGAGCATTTGGTGGCGCCCGCGCCGATCGCGCTGCGTCGCGCGCGCGTGTCCCGCGTGCTCGGCCTGGACATCGCCGATGCCGACATCGAACGCATCCTGCGTGCGCTGGGAATGCAGGTCGGCGTGACGGGCGAGGGCTGGTCGGTGATCGCGCCGAGTCGCCGCTTCGACATCGCCATCGAAGAGGACCTGATCGAAGAGCTGGCCCGCATCCACGGCTACGACCGCATTCCGGCCACGCTGCCGGGCGGCGCGACGCGTATTGCGGCCGGCACCGAAACGCGGCTCGACGCCGCGACCGTGCGCCGCCAGCTGGCCGCGCGCGATCTGCTGGAGACGGTCAATTTCGCCTTCGTCGATGCCCAGTTGCTGGACAGTTGGGGCCTGAACGACGGCGCGGTGCCGCTGGCCAATCCGCTGAGCAGCGAGCTGGGCATCATGCGCACCGGTCTGCTGCCGGGTCTGGTCTCGACCCTGCAGCGCAATGCGGCCCGCCAGGCTGGCCGGATCCGTCTGTTCGAACTGGGCAACGTGTTCGCGGCGGCCGGGCAGGGCCAAGCGCCGCGCGAAACCCTGCGCGTGGCCGCGGCCGTGTGCGGCGATGCGCACGCCGAGCAGTGGGGCGAGGCGTCGCGTGCAGTCGATTTCCACGACCTCAAGGGCGACCTGGAAAGCCTGGCCGCCGCCTCGGGCGCGGTGTTGACCTTCCAGCCGGCCGAGGAGGGATTCGGGCATCCCGGGCGCTCAGCCCAGGTGCTGCGCGACGGCGTGGTCATCGGCTGGATCGGGCAGTTGCATCCGCGCCTGCTCAACGCGCTGGACCTGGACGTGACGGTGTTGGGCTTCGAGGTCGATCTGGCGCCTTTGGTGGAGCGTGCGTTGCCCCGCGCGGGCGGGGTCTCGCGCTTCCCGTCGGTGCGCCGTGATCTGGCCTTCACCGTCGTCGAGGCGGTGCCGTTTGCCGCGATCGAGCAGACCGTGCGGACGGCCGCCGGTCCGCTGTTGCGACAGGTGCTGCTGTTCGACCGCTATGTCGGCCCAGGGGTCGAAAGCGGTCAAAAGAGCCTCGCTATGGGCTTGATTTTGCAGGACAACACGCGCACATTGAATGACCGCGATGTGGATCTGGTGGTGGCCGAGACGGTCGCCGCGCTGGCGCGCGAGCACGGCGCCCGCATCCGCGGTTGAGGCTCAGGGGACACTGATGGCATTGACCAAAGCGGAGATGGCGGAACGCCTGTTCGATGAGGTGGGTTTGAACAAGCGGGAAGCCAAGGAATTCGTCGACGCGTATTTCGACGTGCTGCGCGACGCTCTGGAGCAGGGGCGTCAGGTGAAGCTATCGGGTTTCGGCAACTTCGATCTGCGGCGCAAGAATCAGCGCCCGGGTCGCAATCCCAAGACGGGTGAGGAGATCCCGATCTCCGCGCGAACCGTGGTGACCTTCCGCCCAGGCCAGAAGCTCAAGGAGCGGGTCGAGGCTTACGCTGGAGGCGAGTCGAATGCTTGATCCGGGCAGTAACCGCGAGCTGCCGCCGATCCCGGCCAAGCGCTACTTCACCATCGGTGAGGTCAGCGAGCTGTGCGACGTCAAGCCGCACGTCCTGCGCTACTGGGAAACCGAGTTCCCCAGCTTGGAACCAGTCAAGCGTCGCGGCAATCGACGTTATTACCAGCGCCACGACGTGCTGATGGTGCGGCAGATCCGGGGCTTGCTCTACGAGCAGGGCTATACGATCGGCGGTGCGCGTCTGCGTCTGGAGGGCGATGGGGCCAAGCAGGAGTCCGCGCTCAGCAATCAGATCGTTCGACAGGTCCGTCTGGAACTGGAGGAAGTGCTGCAGCTGTTGCGGCGCTAGCGGTCCGCGGCGTCATGCTGGCGCCTTAAAGTCGCAAGGCGGGGTGCCCGTCGATCGACTTATCCGGTATGATGCGCGGCCCGCCTGCTGGCGGGTCATGTTTTTGCGAAGTCGGGGCGTAGCGCAGCCTGGTAGCGCATCTGCCTGGGGGGCAGAGGGTCGTCGGTTCAAATCCGGCCGTCCCGACCATTCGCAGACCTGTAGAGACCAGTAGAAGCATAAGGCGCCTGGCGAAAGCCGGGCGTTTTTGCTTCTTGTTGATTAGGTTGATCTACGTCCCACTTTCACGTGTTCTCGACCAGCGGTGAAGGCATATTGAGCTTGCTGAGTTGCAAGTAACCGTTGCGCCTTCCCGTGTTCACGATTGTGGTCAGGAACTGCTGGCCGGATACGTGGGTGCCCGGCGTTTAAAAATTGGTGCAAAGCAGCATCATTGCAAGCTTTCCGGACAATCGACGGCCTCACGCTGTCCGCTCTTTTCCTGAACTTGCGTGATGTAAGTCACATGAATTCATTTTGTTTGAAGTCTGGAGGCCTTCTGACCGCTGTGCCATAGTCAATCGTAGACCGTGTTCACCTTGGGCCTGCGGATGCTTTTCTCAAGTCCGGTGACGCTTGCACACCTCCTCGCAATGCGCTCCGCCTGCGCTGGTACGACCCGCAGGCGACGCGGGCTCCCCTTACTCACAAGGTAAAGACCAACCTTCATGGCCCTAGCCTCTTCCTCCAAAAGTCCATTCGTATGGCTCGCGTTGATGTGCCTGGTGTTTCTCACCAGTTGCAGTGCAACGCGCGGCATGCAGTCCTCATTGCCCGCGCCTGACCCGTTGGGCGAAATCAAGGAAACGCCGGAATACCGTATCGGTGCCGGTGACCTGATCCAGATCCAGGTCTTCCAGATCGAGGATCTCGAGCGCCAGGTCCGCGTCGATAACGAAGGCATGATTTCCTTGCCCCTGATCGGCAACATCAAGGCGGCAGGCCTGACCCGTAGCGAGCTGGAGGCGGAGATCACCCGGCGCTACGGCAGCAAGTTCCTGCAGGATCCCCAGGTATCGGTGCTGATCCAGGAGTTCACCAGTCAGCGCGTGACGGTCTCCGGCGCGGTTTCCAAGCCTGGCAACTATCCGCTCAATGGTGCGACCCAACTGACGCTGCAGCAGGCACTGGCCGAGGCGCAGGGCGTCAGCGACCTGGCCAGCCGCCAGAACGTGGTGGTGTTCCGCCAGATCGATGGTCAGAAGATGATCGCGCGCTTCGATTTGACGGAGATCGAGAAGGGGAAAGACCCCGATCCGGAGATTTATGGCGGTGACATCGTCGTGGTCTACCGTTCCGATGCACGCCTGCTCCTGCGTACCGTCCTGGAGCTCACTCCCTTTGTCATGGTCTTCAGGGCTTATCGATGAGTAGCGCCGATCACAGCCCCGTGCACAGCCACGCCAAACATGCCGACGTGACGCTTGCCGAGTACTGGCACGCCATCGTGTCTCGACGCTGGCTCATTGCCGGGATCACGATCCTGGTGGCCGCCGCCGTCCTGGTCGGGACCCTGCTCACCACGCCGCAATACCGGGCGACCACGACGTTGCAGATCAATCGCGATGCGATGAACGTGGTCAACATCGAAAACCTGATGCCCGCGGAGTCGCCGATGGATCGCGACTTCTACGAGACGCAGTACGAACTGCTTCGTAGTCGCACGCTGGCCCAGGAAGTGATCCGCAAGACCCATCTGGCGGATCACCCGGCCTACAAGGACATCGCCCAGAAGGCGGCGGAAAACGCCGCGGCGGGCGCGGAGGGTGACCAGGCTTCAGTCCAGAAGCGGCAGCAGGAGGCCGTCGAGCGCGCACTGACTGCCGATGTGCTGGCCGGGTTGGAGGTGGAGCCGGTTCGCAACTCGCGTCTGGCCAAGGTGCACTTCAGTTCGCCCGACCCGGCCCTGTCCGCGCAGGTCGCCAACGCGTATGCCAGTACCTTCATTGCGGACAATCTGCAGCGGCAGTTGGATGCGTCGACCTTCGCGGTCAAGTACCTGTCAGAGCGTCTTGACCAGCTTCGCGGCAAGGTGGAAGAGTCTGAGCGCGCACTGGTTGATTACTCGGGTGATCAGCAGATCGTGTCGGTGGGCGACGACCAGCCTTCGCTGCCAGCGCAGAACCTGAGCGGACTCAATGGCATGCTGGCCGCATCCCAGACCGCGAAGATCCAGGCCGAAGCCGCCTGGAACGAGGCGCGGGGCGGCAATGGGCTGAATCTACCCCAGGTGGTCTCCAGTCCGCTGATCCAGCGTCTGCGCGAAGCGCAGGTGGACATGGAAAGCGAGTACAACCAGAAGCTGGCGACCTACAAGCCGGACTATCCGGAAATGATGCGCCTCAAGGGACGCATCGAAGCCGGGCGCCGCCAGATTCAGCAAGAGATCGGCGTCATCCGGGCGTCTTTGAAGTCGCAATATGATGCAGCGGCGCAGCAGGAACAGTTGACCGAACAGCAGATCAATTCGCTCAAGCACGATCAGCTGGACCTGCAGGAGCGAAGCATCCGTTACAACATGCTCAAGCGGGACGTGGACACCAATCGCCAGATCTACGACGCGCTGTTGCAGCGCTTCAAGGAAATTGGCGTGGCGGGGAATGTCGGGGCCAACAATATCTCGGTCATCGATCCGGCCGAGATCCCGGGATCCCCGTACTCGCCCCGTCTGCCAGTCAATCTCGCACTGGGCATTGTGTTTGGCTTCTTCCTTGGATTGGTCATTGCATTGGTATTGCATTTGGTCAGCTCGATGAGGCGTGCGTCCCGGGGGTAGGTGCAACGGATTCACGCTGCCGACCTCAGCGTGAATCCTTCACCACGAACGTGCACCACTACACAGAATGCTGACGTCTTTCATGAGAGTGTTGCGTCGCACCACGCTCCAACTGTGCGACTATTGCCGTGCGGTAGATGGCACAGCACTCTCGAGTGGTACTTAAAAGGTACCGTCAACGGCCAAGGGGCAGGTGGATTCACGCACCTGCAGCGGCCGGAGGCGGGCGATTTCGACGTCTTGTATCGGTATTGGCGATCCCCCGCGCCGTGCCGGAATTGGATAAACGGAGAACGCCATGCTCTTGGCTGATTTGAGCGGCGGTGCTTACACCACCTCGTCGCCGCGCTTGCTTACGAAGTACTCTGCAGCAGCTGACGTGGTGCTGCGGGTCTCTGACATCCTGGTCGTCATCGCGGCGGCCCTGGTTGCCTATCGCCTGCGATTCGACACCTGGCTGCCGGCGGCAGGCTACAGAATGGTGATTGGAACCACGCTGCTGTATGCAGTGATCTGTTTCAGTGCCTTCCCGCTGTACCGCAGTTGGCGCGGCCGTGGGCTGGGGCGCGAGATCCTGGTTCTGGGGATGGCATGGACGGGCGTGTTTGCGCTCTTCGCCGTGCATGCCCTGATCGTCCAAATGGGGCAGTTCGTCTCCCGCGCCTGGGTCGGCACCTGGTATCTCACCGGGTTTGTGGCACTGGTCCTCTCCCGGACAGCGCTCCGCAACGGCCTCAATGTGCTGCGAAGCAATGGCATGGACGTGCAGCGCGTCGTGGTCATTGGCTTGCGTACCCCTGTCTTCCGTCTGCAGAAATATCTGGCCCGAAACAACTGGGTCGGTCTGCAGATGGTGGGTTACTTCCAGAGCCGTTACGACATGGTGCCCAGCGCGGCGTCCAGCCAGCTTCCGTGTCTGGGCATCTCCGCCCCAGAGGAGCTTGAGCGGTACCTGCAGCAGAACACCATCGAGCAGGTATGGATTTCCATGCCGCTTGGCGATCGCGACCGGATCAAGGCGTTGCTCCAGGTGCTCGACCGGTTCCCGATCACGGTCAAGCTCGTGCCCGACCTGTTCGACTTCGGCATGCTGAACCAGCAGGGCGAGCAGATCGGCAACGTGCCGGTGATCAATCTGCGCCAGGGCGGCGTCGATCGCGACAACTATTTCGTCGTGGCCAAGTCGCTGCAGGACAAGTTTGTCGCCATCGCCGCGCTCGCGGTGCTGTGGCCCCTGCTGCTCGCGATCGCCATTGGCGTGAAGCTGAGCTCCCCCGGCCCGGTGTTCTTCCGCCAGAAGCGCAACGGCCTTGGCGGCCGCGAGTTCTACATGCTCAAGTTCCGCTCGATGTACGTGCAGCAGGAAGGGGCGGTCGAAGTGAAGCAGGCCACCAAGGGCGATGCACGCATCACCCGTTTCGGTGGGTTCTTGCGGCGTACCAGCCTTGACGAGCTTCCGCAGATCTTCAACGTGCTTGGCGGCAGCATGTCCATCGTGGGGCCGCGCCCGCATGCGGCGCAGCACAACACCCACTACGAGAAGCTCATCAATCACTACATGCAACGCCACTACGTCAAGCCCGGCATCACCGGCTGGGCGCAGGTAAATGGCTTCCGTGGCGAGACGCCTGAGCTTCGGACCATGAAGAAGCGTGTGCAGTACGACCTTGATTACATCCGCCGCTGGTCGTTGTGGCTGGACTGCAAGATCATCGTGCTGACGGCGTTCCGCGTGCTTGGCCAGAAGACCGCGTACTGACCCCATGGCTGCTGTACCTCATCACGTGGTCTCCGGGCCTGGCCCGGAAGCCCGCGCGGTCGCGCATCCGCTGCGGGATCTTTTCATCGAGTTGCTGTTGCTGTTCTCGGTCGGTTACAACTTCGTTCTCGCGATTGTGAATGCGCAACTGGTCTCGATTTCGCCAGCGATGACCTACGCGGCGGAGTTTCTGATCTACGCCAGTTGTTTCGGTATCGGCATCTGGACCATGGAGCGCCAAAAGATCGTGGCGATCCTGTCCGGGATTGGCTTGGTCGCCGCGGTCATGCTGTTTCGCTACCTGATGGAATGGCATGTCGATGCCAAGTTCATCCGCGATGCCCTGATCCCGTTTGCGTTCCTCGTGCTCGGCACCAGCTACGGCGGCTCGTTGCCGCGTCTGTTCCTGCGCATGGCGATCATCGTCAGTCTGATTGGCGCGGTGGAGCTGACGGCCCCCGATCTTTATGGCAACGTCGTCAACCCCAAGAGCTACTACGTGAACACGCGTGGCGCGGATGCGAGCGGCTTCTGGAACCAGGACAGTAATCTGTTCGTCAGCGCGACGCGCCCTGGCGAGCGCAACTTCCTGCCGGGCAGCGATTTGCCGCGTGCTTCCTCGATCTTTGTCGAGCCGGTGACAACCGGTAACTTCATCGTGTTCTTCTGCGCGATCGTGCTGGTGTTCTGGAGATCCTATCGGCCTGCTCAGCTCGCGCTTTGCGGTCTGCTGCTGCTGTTTCTTGTCGTTGCCTCAGATGGGCGGCTGGCGGCCGGAACCAGCATTCTCCTGTTGATGGGGGCGCCTTTGCTTCGTCGGATGGATCAACGCCTCTCGTTTCTGATCATGCCCCTGACCGTCCTGGGGGCGATGCTGCTGGTGTGGATCACACGGGTGTCCGCCTACGAGGACACCACGCTGGGGCGCATCTATCTGACCGTGCATGCCTTGCGAGAGATGCCGGCCGAGGCGTGGCTTGGCCTCAACTTCGACGTGCCTTACACGTATTTCGACAGTGGCATTGCGTATTTCGTTGCGTCGCAGTCGATCATGGTCGTGGGAGCTTTTCTGCTGGCTTTTGCATTTGGCCTGGAAATGCCCACGCAGGACGGCCAGGCGTTCAAGAACTTCTTCATGCTGGCGTTCTCGACCAGTCTCCTTGTCTCCAATAGCCTGTTTTCCGTCAAGTCCGCCGCATTGTGGTGGTTCGTATGCGGCGCGATGTGGCAGTTGCGCGATGTGCCTTGGGTCGCTGGCGCGGCGGGGCCGTTCGGAAAGCGAGTGCGCTCTTCTCGCAGCGCCGCGGATGGGGTTGTTTCGTGAAAGTTGTGCATGTCGTGCGGCAGTTCCATCCATCGGTTGGAGGGATGGAGGACGTGGTCCTCAACGTGGCCAAGCATCATCGTGAGGCGAGCGGCGATGCGGTTGAAGTGGTGACACTCGATCGTGTGTTCAGTCAGCCCGAGCTCGCGCTGCCTGCGGAAGAGGTTCATCGCGATATTCCAGTCAAGCGTCTGTCCTGGTCTGGATCCAGCCGCTATCCCATTACGCGTGGTGTGCTTCAGGCGATCAAGTCGGCGGACGTCGTCCATGTCCATGGCATCGACTTCTTCTACGACTACCTTGCGGCCACCCGGTTGGTACATCGCAAGCCGCTGTTGGTTTCAACGCACGGTGGCTTTTTCCATACCGCCTATGCGTCAAGGTTGAAACAGCTCTGGTTCGGAAGCATCACGCGGGCTTCGGCACGTGCCTATCAGCGTGTGATCGCGACGAGCGAGAACGATGGGGCGGTCTTTTCCAAGGTTGTCGCGCCCGAGCGCCTGCGGGTGATCGAAAACGGTGTCGATGTCACCAAGTTTTCCGGTCGCGGCAGCGGCCAGAACGGGCGGACGTTGATCTATTTTGGTCGTTGGTCCGTCAACAAGGGGCTGATCGACACGCTGGACCTGTTCGGCGCACTGCGTTCGCGCAACCCGGAATGGCGCTTGATCATTGCAGGTCGTGAGTACGATCTGACGCGCGCGGACCTTGAGCGCGAGATCGGCGCGCGGGGCCTGAAGGACCATGTCGATATTGCTGTCTCCCCGTCAGAGGACGAATTGGGACGGCTCATCGAACAGGCACAGTACTTCGTGTGTCTTTCCCGTCATGAAGGGTTTGGAATCGCGCCCGTCGAAGCCATGAGCGCCGGCTTGATTCCGATCCTGAGTTCGATCCCGCCCTTTGTTCGGCTTGTCGACGAGTCTGGATTGGGTGTGATCGTAAACCCTTCAGACGCGGGCACCAGCGCAGATGTCGTGCAGGCCTACGTCGGGATCGATGATGAAACCTTCATTCGCCGCCGCCAGGACGCCATGCAATATGTGCAGCGGTACGACTGGCAACATGTGGTCGGACGCTACGTCGACGAGTACCACGCGGCGCTTGGCGCGGGAGGCCGGGCTTGAGCGCTGCTGAGGCGAACGTTGGCGTGGGTTTGGGAGCGCGTCCGGTACTCACGGTGCTCCAGCAGTTCAATGCGCCGACACCCAAGACCAATCCCTATTTGATCCAGCTGTTGCGCGCGCTTGAACCGATGGTGCGGGTCCAATTCTGGTCGCTGCGTCGCGCTTTGCTGACCCGCTATGACGTCGTCCACCTGCATTGGCCTGAATATACGATGCGCCATTCCAGTGCGTTGGGGCGCCTGCTCAGGCAGGCGGCGGTCGCACTGTTGTTGTTGCGCTGGACGTTGATGCGCACGCCAGTGGTGAGGACGCTGCACAACCTGGAGCCCCATGAGCGTGGTGGGATCATCGAATCGGTGCTGCTCAGGTGGATGGATCGCCTTGTGGTGCGCTGGATCCGGATTAATGCAACGACTGAGGCGCGCCTGCCCGCGACCGACACGGTGCTCCACGGCCATTACCGGGACTGGTTTGGTGCGCAGTCGCTTCGC is part of the Pseudoxanthomonas sp. JBR18 genome and encodes:
- the pheS gene encoding phenylalanine--tRNA ligase subunit alpha is translated as MSEIESLTAQALADIAAAGAPDAVESLRVALLGKSGQVTAQLKQLGTLPADQRKAAGESINRARDAISQALYERKAVLEDAALDARLAGEAIDITLPGRNGGRGGLHPITRTLERIADIFGRLGYELADGPEIEDDWHNFEALNFPPHHPARAMHDTFYFGDGRLLRTHTSGVQVRYMAEHQPPLRMIAAGKVYRSDSDQTHSPMFHQVEGLLVDEHSTFADLKGTLAEFVRAFFERDFEMRFRPSYFPFVEPGAEVDIAWQQPDGSTRWLEVLGCGMVHPNVLRASGIDPERYTGFAFGMGVERFAMLRYGVSDLRAFFENDVRFLRQFA
- the pheT gene encoding phenylalanine--tRNA ligase subunit beta, giving the protein MKFSENWLRSHVPTSASRDELSATLTAIGLEVEEVTPLGGGLDKVLVARIVECAKHPEADRLQVCQVDAGTGEHLQIVCGAPNARPGLIAPLAMVGATLGEITIKAAKLRGVASNGMLCSAKELGVDADASGLLELPSDAPVGTPIADYLGLPDASIEIKLTPNRADCFSVRGIAFDVAAACGSQVLPFDATPVAAEHDRALPIALDAGADAPRYCGRIIEGVDATAQTPVWLAERLRRSGVRPVSLLVDITQYVMLELGQPMHAFDRDLLTGPIGVRKGRAGESVQLLDGRTAALDEGFLVITDADRPVALAGIMGGQDTKVTDATRNVFLESAYFAPSAIIGRGRRLGLHTDASHRYERGVDPALAPQAIEVATRLIVELAGGAPGPVVQASLDEHLVAPAPIALRRARVSRVLGLDIADADIERILRALGMQVGVTGEGWSVIAPSRRFDIAIEEDLIEELARIHGYDRIPATLPGGATRIAAGTETRLDAATVRRQLAARDLLETVNFAFVDAQLLDSWGLNDGAVPLANPLSSELGIMRTGLLPGLVSTLQRNAARQAGRIRLFELGNVFAAAGQGQAPRETLRVAAAVCGDAHAEQWGEASRAVDFHDLKGDLESLAAASGAVLTFQPAEEGFGHPGRSAQVLRDGVVIGWIGQLHPRLLNALDLDVTVLGFEVDLAPLVERALPRAGGVSRFPSVRRDLAFTVVEAVPFAAIEQTVRTAAGPLLRQVLLFDRYVGPGVESGQKSLAMGLILQDNTRTLNDRDVDLVVAETVAALAREHGARIRG
- a CDS encoding integration host factor subunit alpha; the encoded protein is MALTKAEMAERLFDEVGLNKREAKEFVDAYFDVLRDALEQGRQVKLSGFGNFDLRRKNQRPGRNPKTGEEIPISARTVVTFRPGQKLKERVEAYAGGESNA
- a CDS encoding MerR family transcriptional regulator; translation: MLDPGSNRELPPIPAKRYFTIGEVSELCDVKPHVLRYWETEFPSLEPVKRRGNRRYYQRHDVLMVRQIRGLLYEQGYTIGGARLRLEGDGAKQESALSNQIVRQVRLELEEVLQLLRR
- a CDS encoding polysaccharide biosynthesis/export family protein; the encoded protein is MALASSSKSPFVWLALMCLVFLTSCSATRGMQSSLPAPDPLGEIKETPEYRIGAGDLIQIQVFQIEDLERQVRVDNEGMISLPLIGNIKAAGLTRSELEAEITRRYGSKFLQDPQVSVLIQEFTSQRVTVSGAVSKPGNYPLNGATQLTLQQALAEAQGVSDLASRQNVVVFRQIDGQKMIARFDLTEIEKGKDPDPEIYGGDIVVVYRSDARLLLRTVLELTPFVMVFRAYR
- a CDS encoding GumC family protein, with the translated sequence MSSADHSPVHSHAKHADVTLAEYWHAIVSRRWLIAGITILVAAAVLVGTLLTTPQYRATTTLQINRDAMNVVNIENLMPAESPMDRDFYETQYELLRSRTLAQEVIRKTHLADHPAYKDIAQKAAENAAAGAEGDQASVQKRQQEAVERALTADVLAGLEVEPVRNSRLAKVHFSSPDPALSAQVANAYASTFIADNLQRQLDASTFAVKYLSERLDQLRGKVEESERALVDYSGDQQIVSVGDDQPSLPAQNLSGLNGMLAASQTAKIQAEAAWNEARGGNGLNLPQVVSSPLIQRLREAQVDMESEYNQKLATYKPDYPEMMRLKGRIEAGRRQIQQEIGVIRASLKSQYDAAAQQEQLTEQQINSLKHDQLDLQERSIRYNMLKRDVDTNRQIYDALLQRFKEIGVAGNVGANNISVIDPAEIPGSPYSPRLPVNLALGIVFGFFLGLVIALVLHLVSSMRRASRG
- a CDS encoding undecaprenyl-phosphate glucose phosphotransferase, translated to MLLADLSGGAYTTSSPRLLTKYSAAADVVLRVSDILVVIAAALVAYRLRFDTWLPAAGYRMVIGTTLLYAVICFSAFPLYRSWRGRGLGREILVLGMAWTGVFALFAVHALIVQMGQFVSRAWVGTWYLTGFVALVLSRTALRNGLNVLRSNGMDVQRVVVIGLRTPVFRLQKYLARNNWVGLQMVGYFQSRYDMVPSAASSQLPCLGISAPEELERYLQQNTIEQVWISMPLGDRDRIKALLQVLDRFPITVKLVPDLFDFGMLNQQGEQIGNVPVINLRQGGVDRDNYFVVAKSLQDKFVAIAALAVLWPLLLAIAIGVKLSSPGPVFFRQKRNGLGGREFYMLKFRSMYVQQEGAVEVKQATKGDARITRFGGFLRRTSLDELPQIFNVLGGSMSIVGPRPHAAQHNTHYEKLINHYMQRHYVKPGITGWAQVNGFRGETPELRTMKKRVQYDLDYIRRWSLWLDCKIIVLTAFRVLGQKTAY
- a CDS encoding polysaccharide biosynthesis protein GumE, with the translated sequence MAAVPHHVVSGPGPEARAVAHPLRDLFIELLLLFSVGYNFVLAIVNAQLVSISPAMTYAAEFLIYASCFGIGIWTMERQKIVAILSGIGLVAAVMLFRYLMEWHVDAKFIRDALIPFAFLVLGTSYGGSLPRLFLRMAIIVSLIGAVELTAPDLYGNVVNPKSYYVNTRGADASGFWNQDSNLFVSATRPGERNFLPGSDLPRASSIFVEPVTTGNFIVFFCAIVLVFWRSYRPAQLALCGLLLLFLVVASDGRLAAGTSILLLMGAPLLRRMDQRLSFLIMPLTVLGAMLLVWITRVSAYEDTTLGRIYLTVHALREMPAEAWLGLNFDVPYTYFDSGIAYFVASQSIMVVGAFLLAFAFGLEMPTQDGQAFKNFFMLAFSTSLLVSNSLFSVKSAALWWFVCGAMWQLRDVPWVAGAAGPFGKRVRSSRSAADGVVS
- a CDS encoding glycosyltransferase family 4 protein, which produces MKVVHVVRQFHPSVGGMEDVVLNVAKHHREASGDAVEVVTLDRVFSQPELALPAEEVHRDIPVKRLSWSGSSRYPITRGVLQAIKSADVVHVHGIDFFYDYLAATRLVHRKPLLVSTHGGFFHTAYASRLKQLWFGSITRASARAYQRVIATSENDGAVFSKVVAPERLRVIENGVDVTKFSGRGSGQNGRTLIYFGRWSVNKGLIDTLDLFGALRSRNPEWRLIIAGREYDLTRADLEREIGARGLKDHVDIAVSPSEDELGRLIEQAQYFVCLSRHEGFGIAPVEAMSAGLIPILSSIPPFVRLVDESGLGVIVNPSDAGTSADVVQAYVGIDDETFIRRRQDAMQYVQRYDWQHVVGRYVDEYHAALGAGGRA